TCATAGATGGCGGCACCGTGGGCGGCGCGGGTTTTTGCCCGCAGGGGCTGGTGGTCGCTCAGCCGCAGCAGACATTCCAGTGCGCGTTTTCCGTCCAGGGGCGGTCCGTCGGCAACAGGGGAAAGGGACTGGACCAGGTCCTCGACAATGGTCTTGCCGCAGATGCCGCAGGAAGTCTGGCTGATATAGGTCCGCCGGTCGAGATGGTCGGCGACCTGCTCCTGCCGGGTGGCGGTCAGGGTGACGGTCACCACATTGGTGTCCTCACCGTCGCAAAACGCCAGCCCGGTGATATCGTCCGGTGTGTCCACGATGCCTTCTGCCAGGCAAAAGCCGGCCACGTGGGCTTTTTCGTCGCCCGGCGTGCGCATCGTTACGGCATAAGGGTTGCCTTGGACCCTGATGGAGAGCGGTTCTTCCGCGATCAGATCCATGGCCGCGGCACTTGCGCGTCCGTTGCTGATGACGGCGATGTCTCGTTGTCGGCTGTCCACGGCTTTTCCCTTCCCAAGTTACCTGAAACGCTGTTTTTCTGTGCAGTTACTATAAGGATTGGGGACCGCTTGTCCATCGCTTTTCAACGCCCTGCCGGCAGGGCAGTTTTTGCTTGACAATGCCGCGGGAAAGTTTAATATTTCTTATTTTTTAAAATCAGAGAGAAATATTCGGTTATCACAGGAGGGCAGAAACATGTACGCAGTGGTTGCCACAGGCGGTAAACAATATAAGGTTGCGGAAGGCGACATCCTCAGGGTGGAAAAGCTTGCCGGTGACATCGGCTCCGAGATCGCTTTCGACAATGTCCTTGTATTTTCCGACGGCGAGAATGTCAAGATCGGTCAGCCCGCCGTAGACGGCGTAACGGTCCACGGCCAGATCGTGGCCCAGGGCAAAAGCAAAAAAATTATTGTTTTCAAATACAAACGCAGAAAACGGTATCGCCGCAAACAGGGTCATCGTCAGCCCTTTACGGCGGTCCGCATCGATCGTATCGAAGCCTGATTTTTAGCCAAACCATTTGAAGGGTTCCGCACCCTTTTGTTCGTGAGGAGAATACCATGGCACATAAAAAAGCAGCCGGAAGTTCCAAAAACGGTCGCGACAGCAACGCCCAGCGCCGGGGAATCAAACGTTACGGCGGTCAGGAGGTCCTGGCCGGCAATATTCTGGTCCGCCAGGTGGGAACCAGAATCCATCCGGGCGTCAATGTGGGGATGGGAAAAGATTTCACCCTGTTTGCCCTGATCGACGGCGTCGTCACCTATGAGCGCAAAGGCCGGGATCGGAAACAGGTCAGTGTTTATGCCGCGTGAAATTCATCGATGACGTACGCATCACCGTTCAGTCGGGCCACGGTGGTGCCGGATGCGTAAGCCTCCGGCGCGAGAAATACATCCCCAAGGGAGGTCCGGACGGCGGTGACGGGGGGCGCGGTGGAGACGTTGTTTTCAAAGCGACCACCAAAAAGCGCACCCTGTACCACCTCCAATTCAACCGACTGTACAAGGCCAAAAACGGTGCCGGCGGTGAGGGGAACAATCGGGCCGGCAGAAGCGGCGACGATCTGATCATCGAACTGCCCACCGGGACCCTGGTGATCGATGCCGAAACCGGAGAGATTTTAAAAGACCTCGTCGAACCCGACGAGGTCTTTGTCGTTGCAAAAGGCGGCCGCGGCGGTTTGGGAAACGCCCGGTTCAAATCCGCCACCAACCGGACACCCCGTTTTGCCCAGCCAGGAGAACCGGGCCAGACCCTGGACCTGCGCCTGGAATTGAAACTGCTGGCCGAAGTGGGGATCGTCGGGTTGCCCAACGCCGGCAAATCGACCCTGGTTTCCAGTATTTCTTCGGCCCGGCCCAAGGTCGCGGACTACCCGTTTACCACCCTGACGCCGAACCTGGGCGTGGTCAAGACCAACCGGCGGGAGCCGTTCATCGTGGCCGACATCCCCGGGTTGATCGAGGGCGCTCATACCGGCACGGGGCTGGGGATCCGTTTTCTGCGCCATGTAGAGCGCACCCGTATCCTGCTGCACCTGGTGGACGTGGCCGCCATCGATCCGGACAACCCGCTCCGGGACTATACCACCGTCAACCAGGAACTGGAGCAGTACAGCCAGGCCCTTGCCCAAAAGCCCCAGATTGTGGTGCTCAACAAAATGGATGTGACCTGGGCCGAGGATGCCGCCGCACTTTTCAAAGAGGCTTACGGCAAAGGAGAATTGCTGGAGATCTCTGCCGCTACCGGTCAGGGTCTCGAACGCCTGATTGCCGTGCTTTGCAACCATTTGGACGAACTCGATGAAAGCGAATCCGAAACCCAAGGCTGACGCCATTCGAAGGGCGGTGGTGAAGGTCGGCAGCAATGTGCTGACGGCCGAGGCCGGCCTGAACATCAACGCCATCCAATCCATCAGCAGTCAGATCTGTCGTCTGCTGGATCAGGACATCCAGATTATCCTGGTTTCTTCCGGGGCCATGGCTTCGGGGATGAAGAAAATGGCCTTTTCCAGGCGGCCCGACGCCATTCCCAAACGCCAGGCCATTTCCGCCATCGGGCAGGCCGACCTCATCCGGGAGTGGGAAAAGGCCTTCGAGCGTTTCGGATACAAGGTCGCCCAGATCCTGCTCACCAGCGAGGATCTGGCCAGCCGCAAACGCTACCTCAATGCCCGCAATACCATGAACACCCTGCTGGAATGGCAGGTCGTGCCCATTATCAACGAAAACGACACTGTCATGGTCGAGGAGATCAAGCTGGGCGACAACGACAACCTGGCCGCCATGATTGCGCTTTTGCTGGATGCCGACATTTTTTTCAACCTGACCGACATCGACGGCTTGTACGACAAGGACCCCCGGGTTCATTCCGACGCCCGCCTGATCCCCCGGGTGGCCACTTACAGCCGGGACATCGAGAAGTTCGCCGGCGACATCCCCGGCGCCTTGGGAACCGGAGGTATGCTCAGCAAGATCAAGGCGGCCCGCAAAGTCACCGCCTCGGGGATTCCCATGGTGATCGCCCAGGGCTACCGGCCGGACATTCTCATTCGTTTGGCTGCCGGCGAGTCCCAGGGTACCTTTTTTGCCCCTCGGGAGCGCAAACTGAACCGCAAAAAATGCTGGATCGGATACACCGTCAATCCCCAGGGGTGTCTGCGGGTGGATGCCGGTGCCGCCAGGGCCCTTTTGCGCAACGGCAAGAGCCTGCTGCCCAGCGGTATCGTCGACGTGCAGGGGCAGTTTCCGGTCGGCGCTGCCGTGAGCGTGGTGGACGACCAGGGGCAGCCGATCGGCAACGGGCTGGTGAACTACAACGCCAGGGATATCCGCGCCATCATGGGAATCAAGAGCAGTCAGATCAAAGATCGTTTGGGGCAGAAAACCTACGATGAGGTGATTCATCGGGACAACCTGGTGATCACCGGTGAAAAAGCGCAATGCTGAGGAGGGAATCATGACCATCGAGCAGACCATCGTGCAAATGGCCCGGGACGCTAAAAAAGCCGCTTCCGTCCTGGGGCGGTGCGACACGACGCGCAAGAACCAAGCCCTCCTGACCATGGCCGACCTGCTGGAACAACAGGCGGATACCATTTTCCGCGAGAACCGCAAGGATCTGGAACGGGCCGAGGCGGCCGGGCTTTCCGCGGCCACGGTGGACCGGCTCCGGGTGGATGAGAAAACCATTGCCTCCATGGCCGGCGGGCTGCGCGAAGTGGCGGGGTATGATGATCCGGTGGGTACCATGGGACCGACGCGGATGCGTCCCAACGGGCTGCGCGTGGCCCGTATGCGGATTCCGCTGGGCGTCATCGGCATCATTTACGAATCGCGGCCCAATGTCACCATCGACGCGGCGGGCCTCTGCCTGAAGTCCGGCAATGCCGTGATCCTGCGGGGCGGTTCCGAAGCGATCGCTTCCAACCAGGCCATGGCCCGAATCATCGCCCAGGCCCTGGAATCGACCGGCCTGCCGCCCCAGGCAGCCCAGGTGGTGCCCACCGAGGACCGTGCGGCCGTGAATGCCCTGCTGGCCCAGGAAGAGTTCGTCGACCTGATCATCCCGCGGGGCGGTGAGGGATTGATCCGGTTTGTGGTGGAACATTCCAAGATTCCTGTGCTCAAGCATTACAAAGGGGTCTGCCACGTGTTTGTGGACGAATCGGCCGACCTGGAGATGGCCATGGATATCGCCTTCAACGCCAAGGTCCAGCGACCGGGCGTGTGCAATGCCATGGAAACCCTGCTGGTTAATCGTCAGGTGGCCGGGGATTTTTTGCCCGCCATGGCCCGGCGATTCGCAGAGGCCGGCGTCGAACTGCGCGGCTGCCCGGACACCTGTGCCATTTTGCCCGAGGCCACGCCGGCCGTCGAAGCGGACTGGCCGGCGGAGTATTTGAACCTGACCCTGGCGGTCAAGGTGGTCGCGGACATGGACGCCGCCATGGACCACATCGGTCAATACGGTTCGAGCCATACGGAAGCCATCGTAACCAGCCATTTTGGACGCGCCCAGCGTTTTCAGCGTGAAGTGGATGCTTCGGTGGTGCTGGTCAATGCTTCCACCCGTTTCAATGACGGCGGGCAGTTGGGCCTGGGCGCGGAAATGGGCATCAGCACTTCCAAGCTGCACGCCTTCGGACCCATGGGGCTGGAGGAGTTGACCACGAAGAAGTTTGTGGTAAGCGGCGAAGGACAAATCCGAGAATAACCTCATGCGTGCAGGACTTTTCGGCGGAACGTTCAATCCCATACACAAGGGACACCTGATGGCGGCCGAACAGGTGCTCGAACGGTTTTCTCTGGATCGCCTCTACATTATTCCCTGCCGCGAGCCACCACACAAATCCCCGGACTACCTGGCCCCGGCGGCGGATCGGGTACACATGGTCCGGCTGGCTTTGCCCGCCGATTCCCGATATTATATTTCCGAGGTTGAAATTCGCCGCAGCGGACCCTCTTATACCATCGATACGGTCACCCATTTTGCAGATACGGTCGTACCCGGCGCCACCCTGTTCCTGGTGATGGGAATGGACGCTTTTCTGGAAATTCACACCTGGAGACGATGGCTTGAACTGCTGGAGTGGGTGCAACCCGTGGTGGTGACCCGTCGGTTGGACGGGGAAAGCGACGCCGATACCGACCGGTCGATAATGGACGAGAGCATCCGGACACGATTGTCCGGCGATTATACCTATAATGAAAAAAATGGCTGCTGGCAAAATCCCCATGAGGCCTGCATCCACCTGCTGCAAACCCTTCCGGTAGCCGTTTCATCCAGCCAGGTGCGACGGCGGATCAAGACGGGAAAACCCATTGCCGGCCTTGTGCCTCCAGCCGTGAAGGCCTATATTGAAGAAAAGGAATTGTATCGATGACCCCGACAAACGATGCGGAACTGGACGTATACGTCAAGGCGGCGCTGGGAAAAAAAGCCAGGGATCCGGTTCTGTTGGATGTAAGCCGTCTGACAAGCCTGGCGGATGCGTTTCTCATCTGCCATGGAACCTCCAACCGTCAGGTGAGCGCCATTGCCGACCACATCCGGCGGAGCCTGAGGAAGCAGGGCATCAAGCCCCTGAGCATCGATGGCGCCAAAGAAGGCCAATGGGTGCTCATGGATTACGGCCATGTGGTGATTCATGTGTTTTACGAAAGCACCCGCAGCTTCTACAATCTGGAAGATCTGTGGTCCGATGCCCGGCGGATCCGGACGGAAAGCATGCAGCAGGCGGTGGATGATACTGACGACGGGATGGCGGGTGAAGTGGACGAGTCGATCTATATCGAGTAGTTGCTGCGAGAGGTTTGGGATAAAAAGAATCCAGAAGTCAGGAGTCGGAATCCAGAAGAAGCCAATCGGTTGAGCAGAGAGACACCAGCCCATCCTGAATCCTGACTTTTTACTTCTGGATTCTTCAAAAAAAACGGAGCAAAAATGGCGAATAAAAAAACGCATATGCTGATCATTCTGGACGGCTGGGGCATTGGTGAAAATGAGCCCACCAACGCCGTGCTGGCTGCCGACACTCCCTGCCTGGACCGGCTTGTATCCACCTATCCTTCCACTCGGCTCCGCTGCTCGGGCCAGGATGTGGGGCTGCCGGCCGGCATCATGGGCAACAGCGAGGTCGGGCACATGAACCTCGGGGCCGGACGGGTGGTCTATCAGGACCTGATGCGCATCGATAAGGCCATCGAAGACGGCTCGTTTTTCGAAAACGTCCAACTCGCTGCAGCCATGGAGGCCGTGGCAGCCCGCGGCGGGGCCCTGCATTTCATGGGGCTGGTTTCCGATGGCGGCGTCCACAGCCAACTCACCCACCTGTTCGCTCTTCTTAAGATGGCTAAAAAAAAAGGATTGTCCAACGTTTTCGTCCACGCCATTCTCGACGGCCGGGATACCCCGCCGGACAGCGGGGCAGGCTATCTGGCGCAGCTCCAGGACCGGATCCAGGCCATCGGTACCGGTGCGATCGCCACGGTCTGCGGCCGTTTTTTTGCCATGGACCGCGACAAACGCTGGGAGCGGGTGGAAAAGGCCTACCGGTTGTATACTTCTGGGGATGGGCAGCCGGTATCCGATCCGGTTGCCGCCGTTAAAGGTGCATACAGCCGCAAGGAGACCGACGAATTCGTTCAGCCCCTGGCCGTGGTGGACGACGCCGGCCGGCCGGTGGGGACCGTCAGGGACGGAGACGGGGTGGTTTTCTTCAATTTCAGGGCCGACCGTGCCCGGGAAATCACCCGGGCGTTTACCGAGAAAGGGTTCGACGGGTTCGCTCGGCAGGTCGCGCCGGATCTTGCCGGCTACACCACCATGACCTTGTACGACGAAACCTTCGATCTTCCCATGGCCTTCGGTCCGGTTCATCTGGAGATGATTCTGGGCGAAGTGGTCAGCCGAAACGGATTAAGGCAGTTGCGCATCGCCGAAACCGAGAAATACGCCCACGTGACCTACTTTTTCAACGGCGGAGAAGAAACGCCCTTCGAGAACGAGGACCGCTGCCTGATCCCTTCTCCCCGGGAGGTGGCCACCTACGATCTCAAGCCGGAAATGAGCGCTCACCAGGTGGCCGACGAGGTGGTTGCCCGGCTGGATTCAAACCAATACGATTTGATCGTACTCAATTTCGCCAACATGGACATGGTGGGGCATACGGGGGTCCTGGAGGCGGCCATCAATGCCTGCGAAACGGTGGACCGCTGCCTGGAGCGGGTGCTGG
This window of the uncultured Desulfosarcina sp. genome carries:
- the fdhD gene encoding formate dehydrogenase accessory sulfurtransferase FdhD produces the protein MDSRQRDIAVISNGRASAAAMDLIAEEPLSIRVQGNPYAVTMRTPGDEKAHVAGFCLAEGIVDTPDDITGLAFCDGEDTNVVTVTLTATRQEQVADHLDRRTYISQTSCGICGKTIVEDLVQSLSPVADGPPLDGKRALECLLRLSDHQPLRAKTRAAHGAAIYDLDFALLSAAEDVGRHNALDKAVGRLFLDDRLDRAQLLTLSSRISYELVQKAARARIPVVLAISRPTALAVQLAEALNMTLASLGKDDSLMAYCTPQRLAWPD
- the rplU gene encoding 50S ribosomal protein L21 is translated as MYAVVATGGKQYKVAEGDILRVEKLAGDIGSEIAFDNVLVFSDGENVKIGQPAVDGVTVHGQIVAQGKSKKIIVFKYKRRKRYRRKQGHRQPFTAVRIDRIEA
- the rpmA gene encoding 50S ribosomal protein L27, which codes for MAHKKAAGSSKNGRDSNAQRRGIKRYGGQEVLAGNILVRQVGTRIHPGVNVGMGKDFTLFALIDGVVTYERKGRDRKQVSVYAA
- the obgE gene encoding GTPase ObgE gives rise to the protein MKFIDDVRITVQSGHGGAGCVSLRREKYIPKGGPDGGDGGRGGDVVFKATTKKRTLYHLQFNRLYKAKNGAGGEGNNRAGRSGDDLIIELPTGTLVIDAETGEILKDLVEPDEVFVVAKGGRGGLGNARFKSATNRTPRFAQPGEPGQTLDLRLELKLLAEVGIVGLPNAGKSTLVSSISSARPKVADYPFTTLTPNLGVVKTNRREPFIVADIPGLIEGAHTGTGLGIRFLRHVERTRILLHLVDVAAIDPDNPLRDYTTVNQELEQYSQALAQKPQIVVLNKMDVTWAEDAAALFKEAYGKGELLEISAATGQGLERLIAVLCNHLDELDESESETQG
- the proB gene encoding glutamate 5-kinase; translated protein: MKANPKPKADAIRRAVVKVGSNVLTAEAGLNINAIQSISSQICRLLDQDIQIILVSSGAMASGMKKMAFSRRPDAIPKRQAISAIGQADLIREWEKAFERFGYKVAQILLTSEDLASRKRYLNARNTMNTLLEWQVVPIINENDTVMVEEIKLGDNDNLAAMIALLLDADIFFNLTDIDGLYDKDPRVHSDARLIPRVATYSRDIEKFAGDIPGALGTGGMLSKIKAARKVTASGIPMVIAQGYRPDILIRLAAGESQGTFFAPRERKLNRKKCWIGYTVNPQGCLRVDAGAARALLRNGKSLLPSGIVDVQGQFPVGAAVSVVDDQGQPIGNGLVNYNARDIRAIMGIKSSQIKDRLGQKTYDEVIHRDNLVITGEKAQC
- a CDS encoding glutamate-5-semialdehyde dehydrogenase, producing MTIEQTIVQMARDAKKAASVLGRCDTTRKNQALLTMADLLEQQADTIFRENRKDLERAEAAGLSAATVDRLRVDEKTIASMAGGLREVAGYDDPVGTMGPTRMRPNGLRVARMRIPLGVIGIIYESRPNVTIDAAGLCLKSGNAVILRGGSEAIASNQAMARIIAQALESTGLPPQAAQVVPTEDRAAVNALLAQEEFVDLIIPRGGEGLIRFVVEHSKIPVLKHYKGVCHVFVDESADLEMAMDIAFNAKVQRPGVCNAMETLLVNRQVAGDFLPAMARRFAEAGVELRGCPDTCAILPEATPAVEADWPAEYLNLTLAVKVVADMDAAMDHIGQYGSSHTEAIVTSHFGRAQRFQREVDASVVLVNASTRFNDGGQLGLGAEMGISTSKLHAFGPMGLEELTTKKFVVSGEGQIRE
- the nadD gene encoding nicotinate-nucleotide adenylyltransferase, whose product is MRAGLFGGTFNPIHKGHLMAAEQVLERFSLDRLYIIPCREPPHKSPDYLAPAADRVHMVRLALPADSRYYISEVEIRRSGPSYTIDTVTHFADTVVPGATLFLVMGMDAFLEIHTWRRWLELLEWVQPVVVTRRLDGESDADTDRSIMDESIRTRLSGDYTYNEKNGCWQNPHEACIHLLQTLPVAVSSSQVRRRIKTGKPIAGLVPPAVKAYIEEKELYR
- the rsfS gene encoding ribosome silencing factor, which codes for MTPTNDAELDVYVKAALGKKARDPVLLDVSRLTSLADAFLICHGTSNRQVSAIADHIRRSLRKQGIKPLSIDGAKEGQWVLMDYGHVVIHVFYESTRSFYNLEDLWSDARRIRTESMQQAVDDTDDGMAGEVDESIYIE
- the gpmI gene encoding 2,3-bisphosphoglycerate-independent phosphoglycerate mutase, with the protein product MANKKTHMLIILDGWGIGENEPTNAVLAADTPCLDRLVSTYPSTRLRCSGQDVGLPAGIMGNSEVGHMNLGAGRVVYQDLMRIDKAIEDGSFFENVQLAAAMEAVAARGGALHFMGLVSDGGVHSQLTHLFALLKMAKKKGLSNVFVHAILDGRDTPPDSGAGYLAQLQDRIQAIGTGAIATVCGRFFAMDRDKRWERVEKAYRLYTSGDGQPVSDPVAAVKGAYSRKETDEFVQPLAVVDDAGRPVGTVRDGDGVVFFNFRADRAREITRAFTEKGFDGFARQVAPDLAGYTTMTLYDETFDLPMAFGPVHLEMILGEVVSRNGLRQLRIAETEKYAHVTYFFNGGEETPFENEDRCLIPSPREVATYDLKPEMSAHQVADEVVARLDSNQYDLIVLNFANMDMVGHTGVLEAAINACETVDRCLERVLENLLSQGGAALVTADHGNSEKMAGPDGKPYTAHTTNPVRLLLVDDSRKETRLREGRLGDIAPTLLEIMGLDQPEQMTGRSLLQS